The Candidatus Binataceae bacterium genome segment ACCCCGGCTTCGATCAGATCGCGCAGGGCTTCTCCGGCCTGATGAGCGTGACCGGAAGCCAAACGAGCGGGCCGACGCGGGTGGGTATCGCGATCTGCGATCTGCTCGGCGGCATCTTCGCCGCGAACGGAATTCTGCTCGCGCTCGAAGCGCGCCATCGGAGCGGACGCGGGCAGCAGGTCGAGACATCTTTGATCGAGGCGATTATCAGCGTGTTGAGCTGGTCGGCCGGGATCTACTTCGACACCGGGCAGAGCCCCGCGCCGGCCGGCAATCATCATCCGCTAGGATCTCCGCACGGCGTCTTTCAGGCGGCCGACCGGCCGTTCAATATCGCGGTTGGGAACGAGGCGATGTGGCGGAGTTTCGTCGAGCTGATCGGACGGCCCGAGTTGGCTCTGGATTCGCGCTTCGACCGGCTCGCGCATCGGCTCAAGTATCGTGCGGAGCTAAGCACAGAAATCAATCAGGCGCTCGCCGCATACCCCGCTGACTATTGGATCGGTCGCCTTAATGCCGGCGGCATTCCATCAGGGCCAATTTTGACGATCGCCGAGATGTTCAATCATCCGCAGATTGCGGCGCGCGAGATGCTCCTGCGGCTCGCCCATCCGGTGCACGGCGAAATCAAAACAACCGGTCTGGCGGTCAAATTGTCGGAGACCCCCGGCAGTGTCGCCCGCCCGCCGCTGCTGGGTGAGCATACCGAAGAGGTGCTGCGCGC includes the following:
- a CDS encoding CoA transferase, whose amino-acid sequence is MSDSRPLAGLKVIDLTRYLAGPFCTQILGDYGAEIIKVEPVEGARAEMGGYSGRDSYFFMSTNRSKKSVQIATRNPEGRAVLQKLLDAADVVIDNFRPGVMETMGFGYAALARRNPRIIACSVSGFGPNGPLRDNPGFDQIAQGFSGLMSVTGSQTSGPTRVGIAICDLLGGIFAANGILLALEARHRSGRGQQVETSLIEAIISVLSWSAGIYFDTGQSPAPAGNHHPLGSPHGVFQAADRPFNIAVGNEAMWRSFVELIGRPELALDSRFDRLAHRLKYRAELSTEINQALAAYPADYWIGRLNAGGIPSGPILTIAEMFNHPQIAAREMLLRLAHPVHGEIKTTGLAVKLSETPGSVARPPLLGEHTEEVLRASGYSIEELERLRAAGAIK